In Peromyscus maniculatus bairdii isolate BWxNUB_F1_BW_parent chromosome 9, HU_Pman_BW_mat_3.1, whole genome shotgun sequence, one genomic interval encodes:
- the Zswim8 gene encoding zinc finger SWIM domain-containing protein 8 isoform X2, with translation MELMFAEWEDGERFSFEDSDRFEEDSLCSFISEAESLCQNWRGWRKQSAGPNSPTGGGGGGGSGGTRMRDGLVIPLVELSAKQVAFHIPFEVVEKVYPPVPEQLQLRIAFWSFPENEEDIRLYSCLANGSADEFQRGDQLFRMRAVKDPLQIGFHLSATVVPPQMVPPKGAYNVAVMFDRCRVTSCSCTCGAGAKWCTHVVALCLFRIHNASAVCLRAPVSESLSRLQRDQLQKFAQYLISELPQQILPTAQRLLDELLSSQSTAINTVCGAPDPTAGPSASEQSTWYLDESTLTDNIKKTLHKFCGPSPVVFSDVNSMYLSSTEPPAAAEWACLLRPLRGREPEGVWNLLSIVREMFKRRDSNAAPLLEILTDQCLTYEQITGWWYSVRTSASHSSASGHTGRSNGQSEVAAHACASMCDEMVTLWRLAVLDPALSPQRRRELCAQLRQWQLKVIENVKRGQHKKTLERLFPGFRPAVEACYFNWEEAYPLPGVTYSGTDRKLALCWARALPARSGGSRSGGLEESRPRPLPTEPAVRPKEPGAKRKGLGEGVSSQRGPRRLSAEGGDKALHKMGAGGGKAKVLGATGSGGKSSSGSGGKRRLSSEDSSLEPDLAEMSLDDSSLALGAEASTFGGFPESPPPCPSVGSRGPSTFLPEPPDTYEEDAGVYFSEGPEPPTASAGRPSLLPGEVCARDDLPSTDDSGSGLHKTTEAAPAIGEEEDDYQAYYLNAQDGAGGEEEKAEGGAGEEHDLFAGLKPLEQESRMEVLFACAEALHAHGYSSEASRLTVELAQDLLANPPDLKVEPPPAKGKKNKVSTSRQTWVATNTLTKAAFLLTVLSERPEHHNLAFRVGMFALELQRPPASTKALEVKLAYQESEVAALLKKIPLGPSEMSTMRCRAEELREGTLCDYRPVLPLMLASFIFDVLCAPVVSPTGSRPPSRNWNNEMPGDEELGFEAAVAALGMKTTVSEAEHPLLCEGTRREKGDLALALMITYKDDQAKLKKILDKLLDRESQTHKPQTLSSFYSSSRPATANQRSPSKHGAPAAPGALQPLTSGSAGPAQAGNVTGAGPGPTEGFTEKSVPESSPHSPCEGLPPEAALTPRPEGKVPSRLALGSRGGYNGRGWGSPGRPKKKHTGMASIDSSAPETTSDSSPTLSRRPLRGGWAPTSWGRGQDSDSISSSSSDSLGSSSSSGSRRASASGGARAKTVEVGRCYKGRRPESHAPHVPNQPSEAAAHFYFELAKTVLIKAGGNSSTSIFTHPSSSGGHQGPHRNLHLCAFEIGLYALGLHNFVSPNWLSRTYSSHVSWITGQAMEIGSAALTILVECWDGHLTPPEVASLADRASRARDSNMVRAAAELALSCLPHAHALNPNEIQRALVQCKEQDNLMLEKACMAVEEAAKGGGVYPEVLFEVAHQWFWLYEQTAGGSSTAREGAASCSGSGMRAAGEAGRGLPEGRGAPGTEPVTVAAAAVTAAATVVPVISVGSSLYPGPGLGHGHSPGLHPYTALQPHLPCSPQYLTHPAHPAHPMPHMPRPAVFPVPSSAYPQGVHPAFLGAQYPYSVTPPSLAATAVTFPVPSMAPITVHPYHTEPGLPLPTSVALSSVHPASTFPAIQGASLPALTTQPSPLVSGGFPPPEEETHSQPVSPHSLHHLHAAYRVGMLALEMLGRRAHNDHPNNFSRSPPYTDDVKWLLGLAAKLGDRHGDAAAAEPHSCPQPSSSPGLPPAGAALSAGIHAVHPSPLNSSDPCRLRRLCECDPQCPQRLLPDPHGHDAVQRHPAEPQAQQTDQGAVAAGLSRDNHLLPLSLAPLGPYVGTQACGYGGPSHRGSDSWLDRSSPLNSLVAQTGSCSWAVAWGQDVSDLRSLGLGETALSGRGRWVASGIYLAFINI, from the exons ATGGAGCTGATGTTCGCGGAGTGGGAGGACGGCGAGCGCTTCTCGTTCGAGGATTCCGACCGCTTTGAGGAGGATTCACTCTGTTCGTTCATCTCCGAGGCCGAGAGCCTTTGCCAGAACTGGCGAGGATGGCGCAAACAGTCAGCGGGGCCCAATTCCCCCACTGGAGGCGGTGGCGGAGGTGGCAGTGGCGGTACCAGAATGCGAG ATGGATTGGTAATCCCATTGGTGGAGTTGTCAGCAAAGCAGGTGGCATTTCACATCCCATTTGAAGTGGTGGAAAAAGTTTATCCGCCAGTGCCTGAACAACTCCAACTCCGGATTGCTTTTTGGAGCTTCCCTGAAAATGAAGAGGACATTCG TCTGTATTCATGCCTAGCCAATGGCAGTGCGGATGAGTTCCAGCGAGGGGATCAGCTGTTCCGCATGAGGGCTGTGAAAGATCCACTGCAGATAG GGTTCCATCTGAGTGCTACAGTGGTGCCACCGCAGATGGTCCCCCCCAAAGGGGCCTACAATGTGGCTGTGATGTTTGACCGCTGCCGGGTCACCTCCTGTAGCTGTACCTGTGGCGCTGGGGCCAAATGGTGCACCCATGTCGTGGCCCTCTGTCTCTTCCGCATTCACAAC gCTTCTGCAGTCTGTCTGCGGGCTCCAGTCTCAGAGTCCCTGTCTCGGCTACAAAGGGACCAGCTTCAGAAATTCGCTCAGTACCTTATCAGTGAGCTCCCTCAGCAG ATACTCCCCACAGCTCAGCGGCTCCTAGACGaactcctctcttcccagtcaaCAGCCATCAACACAGTCTGTGGAGCTCCAG ACCCTACAGCAGGGCCCTCAGCTTCAGAGCAGAGCACTTGGTATCTGGATGAGTCAACACTCACTGACAACATAAAGAAGACGTTGCATAAGTTCTGTGGCCCCTCTCCCGTGGTCTTCAG TGATGTAAACTCTATGTATCTGTCTTCCACGGAACCTCCTGCCGCTGCTGAATGGGCATGTCTGTTACGCCCTCTGAGGGGCCGAGAGCCTGAGGGTGTCTGGAACCTGCTCAGCATTGTTCGAGAGATGTTCAAGCGCAGGGACAGCAATGCTGCCCCTCTGCTGGAGATCCTCACTGACCAGTGCCTCACCTATGAACAG ATAACGGGCTGGTGGTACAGTGTGCGCACCTCAGCCTCACACAGCAGCGCCAGTGGTCACACAGGCCGCAGCAATGGGCAGTCAGAGGTAGCAGCCCACGCATGTGCAAGTATGTGTGATGAGATGGTCACACTGTGGAGGCTGGCCGTGCTGGACCCTGCCCTCAGCCCTCAGCG CCGCCGGGAACTGTGCGCTCAGCTGCGTCAGTGGCAGCTGAAGGTCATTGAGAATGTCAAGCGGGGACAGCACAAGAAGACCCTGGAGAGGCTCTTCCCTGGCTTCCGGCCAGCAGTGGAGGCCTGCTACTTTAACTGGGAAGAGGCCTACCCCCTTCCCGGTGTCACCTACAGTGGCACTGACCGGAAGTTGGCCCTGTGCTGGGCCCGGGCTCTGCCTGCTAGGTCCGGAGGCTCTCGATCTGGGGGCCTGGAAGAGTCCCGACCCCGACCTCTTCCTACTGAGCCAGCTGTGAGGCCCAAGGAACCTGGGGCCAAGCGCAAAGGATTGGGTGAGGGGGTCTCCTCACAACGGGGTCCCCGCCGCCTCTCTGCTGAAGGAGGAGATAAGGCTCTGCATAAGATGGGTGCAGGTGGGGGCAAGGCCAAGGTCCTGGGTGCCACCGGCAGCGGGGGCAAGAGCTCGTCAGGCAGTGGGGGCAAACGGCGGCTGAGCAGTGAAGACAGCTCCCTGGAACCAGACCTGGCAGAGATGAGCCTGGACGACAGCAGCCTGGCCCTGGGCGCAGAGGCCAGCACCTTTGGTGGATTTCCTGAGAGTCCCCCTCCCTGTCCTTCGGTTGGCTCCCGAGGACCTTCCACCTTCCTGCCCGAGCCCCCAGATACTTACGAGGAAGATGCTGGTGTGTACTTCTCAGAAGGACCTGAAcctcccacagcctctgctggcCGCCCTAGCCTGCTGCCCGGGGAGGTCTGTGCCCGAGATGACCTGCCTTCCACAGACGACAGTGGCAGTGGGCTCCACAAGACTACAGAAGCGGCTCCTGCAattggagaggaggaggatgactaCCAAGCGTATTACCTGAATGCTCAGGACGGGGCTGGAGGCGAGGAGGAGAAGGCcgagggtggggctggggaggagcaCGACCTGTTTGCTGGGCTGAAGCCACTGGAACAGGAGAGCCGAATGGAG GTGTTATTTGCCTGTGCTGAGGCCCTGCATGCCCATGGCTACAGCAGTGAGGCCTCCCGCCTCACCGTGGAGCTTGCCCAGGACCTGCTAGCCAACCCACCTGACCTCAAGGTAGAGCCGCCCCCTGCCAAG GGCAAGAAAAACAAGGTATCCACAAGCCGTCAGACCTGGGTGGCCACCAACACCCTTACCAAAGCAGCTTTCCTGTTGACCGTGCTCAGTGAGCGCCCAGAGCACCACAACCTGGCCTTTCGAGTTGGCATGTTTGCCTTGGAGCTCCAGCGGCCCCCTGCTTCCACCAAggccttggag GTAAAGTTGGCATATCAGGAATCTGAGGTGGCTGCTCTGCTCAAGAAGATCCCTCTGGGTCCCAGTGAAATGAGTACCATGCGGTGCCGGGCAGAGGAACTCCGGGAGGGCACACTCTGTGACTATCGGCCAGTGCTGCCCCTCATGTTGGCCAGCTTCATCTTTGATGTTCTCTGTGCTCCAG TGGTTTCTCCCACGGGTTCCCGGCCCCCAAGTCGCAACTGGAATAATGAGATGCCTGGAGATGAGGAGCTGGGATTTGAAGCGGCAGTTGCTGCCTTGG GCATGAAGACAACCGTGAGCGAGGCAGAACATCCCCTCCTCTGTGAAGGCACACGCCGGGAGAAGGGTGACCTGGCCTTAGCACTCATGATCACTTACAAGGATGACCAGGCCAAGCTCAAGAAG ATCTTAGACAAACTCTTGGACCGAGAAAGCCAGACACATAAGCCACAGACACTGAGTTCTTTCTACTCATCCAGCCGTCCGGCCACAGCCAACCAGAGATCTCCTTCAAAGCACGGGGCCCCAGCTGCGCCCGGGGCCCTGCAGCCTCTGACTTCAGGCTCGGCAGGGCCTGCTCAGGCAGGGAATGTGACCGGGGCTGGGCCAGGTCCCACTgagggcttcacagagaagagTGTGCCTG AAAGCTCCCCACATTCCCCCTGTGAGGGTCTCCCACCTGAGGCAGCTCTGACCCCACGGCCGGAGGGGAAGGTTCCTAGCCGCCTGGCTCTTGGCAGTCGTGGAGGCTATAATGGTCGAGGCTGGGGCTCCCCAGGGCGGCCCAAAAAGAAGCACACAG GCATGGCCAGCATTGACAGCAGTGCCCCTGAAACTACGTCGGACAGCTCTCCCACCCTAAGCCGAAGGCCGCTTCGAGGGGGCTGGGCCCCTACTTCCTGGGGTCGAGGACAAGATAGTGACAGCATTAGCAGCTCTTCCTCAGACTCCCTGGGCTCCTCATCCTCCAGTGGAAGCCGCCGGGCTAGTGCCAGTGGAGGGGCCCGGGCCAAGACGGTTGAAGTTGGCAG GTGTTACAAGGGCCGCCGCCCTGAGAGTCATGCCCCCCACGTACCCAATCAGCCGTCAGAGGCAGCTGCACACTTCTACTTCGAATTGGCGAAGACAGTTCTGATCAAGGCAGGGGGCAACAGCAGCACCTCCATTTTCACACATCCATCTTCCTCAGGAGGCCATCAGGGTCCTCACCGCAACCTGCACCTTTGCGCCTTTGAGATTGGGCTTTATGCCCTTGGCCTGCACAACTTTGTCTCTCCTAACTGGCTCTCCCGTACCTATTCTTCCCACGTGTCCTGGATTACAG GGCAGGCAATGGAGATCGGCAGTGCAGCCCTGACTATACTGGTGGAATGCTGGGATGGGCATCTGACACCTCCTGAGGTTGCTTCACTGGCTGATAGAGCATCACGGGCACGAGACTCCAACATGGTGAGGGCAGCGGCAGAGCTGGCTCTAAGCTGCCTGCCTCATGCCCATGCCCTGAACCCCAATGAAATTCAACGAGCCTTGGTGCAGTGCAAGGAACAG GATAACCTCATGTTGGAGAAGGCCTGCATGGCAGTGGAAGAGGCAGCCAAGGGTGGGGGTGTATACCCTGAAGTGCTGTTTGAGGTTGCTCACCAGTGGTTCTGGCTCTATGAACAGACCGCAGGCGGCTCATCCACAGCCCGTGAAGGGGCTGCAAGCTGCAGCGGCAGTGGGATGAGggctgctggggaggctgggcGGGGGCTGCCCGAGGGCAGGGGTGCCCCAGGGACTGAACCTGTTACAGTGGCTgcagcagcagtgacagcagcagccacagtggtTCCAGTCATCTCAGTGGGGTCCAGTTTATACCCAGGTCCAGGCCTGGGGCACGGTCACTCCCCGGGCCTGCACCCCTACACTGCTCTCCAGCCTCACCTGCCCTGCAGCCCGCAGTACCTCACTCACCCCGCCCACCCCGCCCACCCCATGCCTCACATGCCCCGGCCTGCCGTCTTCCCTGTGCCCAGCTCTGCATACCCACAG GGTGTGCATCCTGCATTCCTGGGGGCTCAGTACCCCTACTCAGTGACTCCTCCCTCACTTGCTGCCACTGCTGTAACTTTCCCTGTCCCTTCTATGGCTCCCATCACAGTCCATCCCTACCACACAGAGCCAGGGCTCCCACTGCCAACCAGTGTGGCCT TGAGCAGTGTCCACCCGGCATCCACGTTTCCAGCCATCCAGGGTGCCTCACTGCCGGCTCTGACCACGCAGCCCAGCCCTCTGGTAAGCGGAGGTTTTCCACCGCCCGAGGAGgagacacacagccagccagtcagTCCACACAGCCTGCACCACCTGCATGCTGCTTACCGTGTTG GGATGCTGGCACTGGAGATGCTGGGTCGCCGGGCACACAACGATCACCCCAACAACTTCTCCCGCTCCCCCCCCTACACAGACGATGTCAAATGGTTGCTGGGGCTGGCAGCAAAGCTGG GAGATCGTCATGGAGACGCTGCAGCGGCTGAACCCCATTCATGCCCACAACCATCTTCGAGCCCCGGCCTTCCACCAGCTGGTGCAGCGCTGtcagcaggcatacatgcag TACATCCATCACCGCTTAATTCATCTGACCCCTGCCGACTACGACGACTTTGTGAATGCGATCCGCAGTGCCCGCAGCGCCTTCTGCCTGACCCCCATGGGCATGATGCAGTTCAACGACATCCTGCAGAACCTCAAGCGCAGCAAACAGACCAAGGAGCTGTGGCAGCGGGTCTCTCTCGAGATAACCACCTTCTCCCCCTGAGTCTGGCCCCTCTAGGGCCCTATGTAGGGACGCAGGCCTGTGGCTATGGGGGCCCCTCCCACAGAGGGAGTGACTCTTGGCTGGACAGATCATCCCCACTCAATTCcctggtagcccagactggcagcTGCTCTTGGGCTGTAGCTTGGGGCCAAGATGTCTCAGACCTTAGAAGCTTAGGGCTGGGGGAGACAGCCTTGTCTGGGAGAGGGCGTTGGGTGGCCTCTGGTATTTATTtggcatttataaatatataa
- the Zswim8 gene encoding zinc finger SWIM domain-containing protein 8 isoform X6, translating into MELMFAEWEDGERFSFEDSDRFEEDSLCSFISEAESLCQNWRGWRKQSAGPNSPTGGGGGGGSGGTRMRDGLVIPLVELSAKQVAFHIPFEVVEKVYPPVPEQLQLRIAFWSFPENEEDIRLYSCLANGSADEFQRGDQLFRMRAVKDPLQIGFHLSATVVPPQMVPPKGAYNVAVMFDRCRVTSCSCTCGAGAKWCTHVVALCLFRIHNASAVCLRAPVSESLSRLQRDQLQKFAQYLISELPQQILPTAQRLLDELLSSQSTAINTVCGAPDPTAGPSASEQSTWYLDESTLTDNIKKTLHKFCGPSPVVFSDVNSMYLSSTEPPAAAEWACLLRPLRGREPEGVWNLLSIVREMFKRRDSNAAPLLEILTDQCLTYEQITGWWYSVRTSASHSSASGHTGRSNGQSEVAAHACASMCDEMVTLWRLAVLDPALSPQRRRELCAQLRQWQLKVIENVKRGQHKKTLERLFPGFRPAVEACYFNWEEAYPLPGVTYSGTDRKLALCWARALPARSGGSRSGGLEESRPRPLPTEPAVRPKEPGAKRKGLGEGVSSQRGPRRLSAEGGDKALHKMGAGGGKAKVLGATGSGGKSSSGSGGKRRLSSEDSSLEPDLAEMSLDDSSLALGAEASTFGGFPESPPPCPSVGSRGPSTFLPEPPDTYEEDAGVYFSEGPEPPTASAGRPSLLPGEVCARDDLPSTDDSGSGLHKTTEAAPAIGEEEDDYQAYYLNAQDGAGGEEEKAEGGAGEEHDLFAGLKPLEQESRMEVLFACAEALHAHGYSSEASRLTVELAQDLLANPPDLKGKKNKVSTSRQTWVATNTLTKAAFLLTVLSERPEHHNLAFRVGMFALELQRPPASTKALEVKLAYQESEVAALLKKIPLGPSEMSTMRCRAEELREGTLCDYRPVLPLMLASFIFDVLCAPVVSPTGSRPPSRNWNNEMPGDEELGFEAAVAALGMKTTVSEAEHPLLCEGTRREKGDLALALMITYKDDQAKLKKILDKLLDRESQTHKPQTLSSFYSSSRPATANQRSPSKHGAPAAPGALQPLTSGSAGPAQAGNVTGAGPGPTEGFTEKSVPESSPHSPCEGLPPEAALTPRPEGKVPSRLALGSRGGYNGRGWGSPGRPKKKHTGMASIDSSAPETTSDSSPTLSRRPLRGGWAPTSWGRGQDSDSISSSSSDSLGSSSSSGSRRASASGGARAKTVEVGRCYKGRRPESHAPHVPNQPSEAAAHFYFELAKTVLIKAGGNSSTSIFTHPSSSGGHQGPHRNLHLCAFEIGLYALGLHNFVSPNWLSRTYSSHVSWITGQAMEIGSAALTILVECWDGHLTPPEVASLADRASRARDSNMVRAAAELALSCLPHAHALNPNEIQRALVQCKEQDNLMLEKACMAVEEAAKGGGVYPEVLFEVAHQWFWLYEQTAGGSSTAREGAASCSGSGMRAAGEAGRGLPEGRGAPGTEPVTVAAAAVTAAATVVPVISVGSSLYPGPGLGHGHSPGLHPYTALQPHLPCSPQYLTHPAHPAHPMPHMPRPAVFPVPSSAYPQGVHPAFLGAQYPYSVTPPSLAATAVTFPVPSMAPITVHPYHTEPGLPLPTSVALSSVHPASTFPAIQGASLPALTTQPSPLVSGGFPPPEEETHSQPVSPHSLHHLHAAYRVGMLALEMLGRRAHNDHPNNFSRSPPYTDDVKWLLGLAAKLGVNYVHQFCVGAAKGVLSPFVLQEIVMETLQRLNPIHAHNHLRAPAFHQLVQRCQQAYMQYIHHRLIHLTPADYDDFVNAIRSARSAFCLTPMGMMQFNDILQNLKRSKQTKELWQRVSLEITTFSP; encoded by the exons ATGGAGCTGATGTTCGCGGAGTGGGAGGACGGCGAGCGCTTCTCGTTCGAGGATTCCGACCGCTTTGAGGAGGATTCACTCTGTTCGTTCATCTCCGAGGCCGAGAGCCTTTGCCAGAACTGGCGAGGATGGCGCAAACAGTCAGCGGGGCCCAATTCCCCCACTGGAGGCGGTGGCGGAGGTGGCAGTGGCGGTACCAGAATGCGAG ATGGATTGGTAATCCCATTGGTGGAGTTGTCAGCAAAGCAGGTGGCATTTCACATCCCATTTGAAGTGGTGGAAAAAGTTTATCCGCCAGTGCCTGAACAACTCCAACTCCGGATTGCTTTTTGGAGCTTCCCTGAAAATGAAGAGGACATTCG TCTGTATTCATGCCTAGCCAATGGCAGTGCGGATGAGTTCCAGCGAGGGGATCAGCTGTTCCGCATGAGGGCTGTGAAAGATCCACTGCAGATAG GGTTCCATCTGAGTGCTACAGTGGTGCCACCGCAGATGGTCCCCCCCAAAGGGGCCTACAATGTGGCTGTGATGTTTGACCGCTGCCGGGTCACCTCCTGTAGCTGTACCTGTGGCGCTGGGGCCAAATGGTGCACCCATGTCGTGGCCCTCTGTCTCTTCCGCATTCACAAC gCTTCTGCAGTCTGTCTGCGGGCTCCAGTCTCAGAGTCCCTGTCTCGGCTACAAAGGGACCAGCTTCAGAAATTCGCTCAGTACCTTATCAGTGAGCTCCCTCAGCAG ATACTCCCCACAGCTCAGCGGCTCCTAGACGaactcctctcttcccagtcaaCAGCCATCAACACAGTCTGTGGAGCTCCAG ACCCTACAGCAGGGCCCTCAGCTTCAGAGCAGAGCACTTGGTATCTGGATGAGTCAACACTCACTGACAACATAAAGAAGACGTTGCATAAGTTCTGTGGCCCCTCTCCCGTGGTCTTCAG TGATGTAAACTCTATGTATCTGTCTTCCACGGAACCTCCTGCCGCTGCTGAATGGGCATGTCTGTTACGCCCTCTGAGGGGCCGAGAGCCTGAGGGTGTCTGGAACCTGCTCAGCATTGTTCGAGAGATGTTCAAGCGCAGGGACAGCAATGCTGCCCCTCTGCTGGAGATCCTCACTGACCAGTGCCTCACCTATGAACAG ATAACGGGCTGGTGGTACAGTGTGCGCACCTCAGCCTCACACAGCAGCGCCAGTGGTCACACAGGCCGCAGCAATGGGCAGTCAGAGGTAGCAGCCCACGCATGTGCAAGTATGTGTGATGAGATGGTCACACTGTGGAGGCTGGCCGTGCTGGACCCTGCCCTCAGCCCTCAGCG CCGCCGGGAACTGTGCGCTCAGCTGCGTCAGTGGCAGCTGAAGGTCATTGAGAATGTCAAGCGGGGACAGCACAAGAAGACCCTGGAGAGGCTCTTCCCTGGCTTCCGGCCAGCAGTGGAGGCCTGCTACTTTAACTGGGAAGAGGCCTACCCCCTTCCCGGTGTCACCTACAGTGGCACTGACCGGAAGTTGGCCCTGTGCTGGGCCCGGGCTCTGCCTGCTAGGTCCGGAGGCTCTCGATCTGGGGGCCTGGAAGAGTCCCGACCCCGACCTCTTCCTACTGAGCCAGCTGTGAGGCCCAAGGAACCTGGGGCCAAGCGCAAAGGATTGGGTGAGGGGGTCTCCTCACAACGGGGTCCCCGCCGCCTCTCTGCTGAAGGAGGAGATAAGGCTCTGCATAAGATGGGTGCAGGTGGGGGCAAGGCCAAGGTCCTGGGTGCCACCGGCAGCGGGGGCAAGAGCTCGTCAGGCAGTGGGGGCAAACGGCGGCTGAGCAGTGAAGACAGCTCCCTGGAACCAGACCTGGCAGAGATGAGCCTGGACGACAGCAGCCTGGCCCTGGGCGCAGAGGCCAGCACCTTTGGTGGATTTCCTGAGAGTCCCCCTCCCTGTCCTTCGGTTGGCTCCCGAGGACCTTCCACCTTCCTGCCCGAGCCCCCAGATACTTACGAGGAAGATGCTGGTGTGTACTTCTCAGAAGGACCTGAAcctcccacagcctctgctggcCGCCCTAGCCTGCTGCCCGGGGAGGTCTGTGCCCGAGATGACCTGCCTTCCACAGACGACAGTGGCAGTGGGCTCCACAAGACTACAGAAGCGGCTCCTGCAattggagaggaggaggatgactaCCAAGCGTATTACCTGAATGCTCAGGACGGGGCTGGAGGCGAGGAGGAGAAGGCcgagggtggggctggggaggagcaCGACCTGTTTGCTGGGCTGAAGCCACTGGAACAGGAGAGCCGAATGGAG GTGTTATTTGCCTGTGCTGAGGCCCTGCATGCCCATGGCTACAGCAGTGAGGCCTCCCGCCTCACCGTGGAGCTTGCCCAGGACCTGCTAGCCAACCCACCTGACCTCAAG GGCAAGAAAAACAAGGTATCCACAAGCCGTCAGACCTGGGTGGCCACCAACACCCTTACCAAAGCAGCTTTCCTGTTGACCGTGCTCAGTGAGCGCCCAGAGCACCACAACCTGGCCTTTCGAGTTGGCATGTTTGCCTTGGAGCTCCAGCGGCCCCCTGCTTCCACCAAggccttggag GTAAAGTTGGCATATCAGGAATCTGAGGTGGCTGCTCTGCTCAAGAAGATCCCTCTGGGTCCCAGTGAAATGAGTACCATGCGGTGCCGGGCAGAGGAACTCCGGGAGGGCACACTCTGTGACTATCGGCCAGTGCTGCCCCTCATGTTGGCCAGCTTCATCTTTGATGTTCTCTGTGCTCCAG TGGTTTCTCCCACGGGTTCCCGGCCCCCAAGTCGCAACTGGAATAATGAGATGCCTGGAGATGAGGAGCTGGGATTTGAAGCGGCAGTTGCTGCCTTGG GCATGAAGACAACCGTGAGCGAGGCAGAACATCCCCTCCTCTGTGAAGGCACACGCCGGGAGAAGGGTGACCTGGCCTTAGCACTCATGATCACTTACAAGGATGACCAGGCCAAGCTCAAGAAG ATCTTAGACAAACTCTTGGACCGAGAAAGCCAGACACATAAGCCACAGACACTGAGTTCTTTCTACTCATCCAGCCGTCCGGCCACAGCCAACCAGAGATCTCCTTCAAAGCACGGGGCCCCAGCTGCGCCCGGGGCCCTGCAGCCTCTGACTTCAGGCTCGGCAGGGCCTGCTCAGGCAGGGAATGTGACCGGGGCTGGGCCAGGTCCCACTgagggcttcacagagaagagTGTGCCTG AAAGCTCCCCACATTCCCCCTGTGAGGGTCTCCCACCTGAGGCAGCTCTGACCCCACGGCCGGAGGGGAAGGTTCCTAGCCGCCTGGCTCTTGGCAGTCGTGGAGGCTATAATGGTCGAGGCTGGGGCTCCCCAGGGCGGCCCAAAAAGAAGCACACAG GCATGGCCAGCATTGACAGCAGTGCCCCTGAAACTACGTCGGACAGCTCTCCCACCCTAAGCCGAAGGCCGCTTCGAGGGGGCTGGGCCCCTACTTCCTGGGGTCGAGGACAAGATAGTGACAGCATTAGCAGCTCTTCCTCAGACTCCCTGGGCTCCTCATCCTCCAGTGGAAGCCGCCGGGCTAGTGCCAGTGGAGGGGCCCGGGCCAAGACGGTTGAAGTTGGCAG GTGTTACAAGGGCCGCCGCCCTGAGAGTCATGCCCCCCACGTACCCAATCAGCCGTCAGAGGCAGCTGCACACTTCTACTTCGAATTGGCGAAGACAGTTCTGATCAAGGCAGGGGGCAACAGCAGCACCTCCATTTTCACACATCCATCTTCCTCAGGAGGCCATCAGGGTCCTCACCGCAACCTGCACCTTTGCGCCTTTGAGATTGGGCTTTATGCCCTTGGCCTGCACAACTTTGTCTCTCCTAACTGGCTCTCCCGTACCTATTCTTCCCACGTGTCCTGGATTACAG GGCAGGCAATGGAGATCGGCAGTGCAGCCCTGACTATACTGGTGGAATGCTGGGATGGGCATCTGACACCTCCTGAGGTTGCTTCACTGGCTGATAGAGCATCACGGGCACGAGACTCCAACATGGTGAGGGCAGCGGCAGAGCTGGCTCTAAGCTGCCTGCCTCATGCCCATGCCCTGAACCCCAATGAAATTCAACGAGCCTTGGTGCAGTGCAAGGAACAG GATAACCTCATGTTGGAGAAGGCCTGCATGGCAGTGGAAGAGGCAGCCAAGGGTGGGGGTGTATACCCTGAAGTGCTGTTTGAGGTTGCTCACCAGTGGTTCTGGCTCTATGAACAGACCGCAGGCGGCTCATCCACAGCCCGTGAAGGGGCTGCAAGCTGCAGCGGCAGTGGGATGAGggctgctggggaggctgggcGGGGGCTGCCCGAGGGCAGGGGTGCCCCAGGGACTGAACCTGTTACAGTGGCTgcagcagcagtgacagcagcagccacagtggtTCCAGTCATCTCAGTGGGGTCCAGTTTATACCCAGGTCCAGGCCTGGGGCACGGTCACTCCCCGGGCCTGCACCCCTACACTGCTCTCCAGCCTCACCTGCCCTGCAGCCCGCAGTACCTCACTCACCCCGCCCACCCCGCCCACCCCATGCCTCACATGCCCCGGCCTGCCGTCTTCCCTGTGCCCAGCTCTGCATACCCACAG GGTGTGCATCCTGCATTCCTGGGGGCTCAGTACCCCTACTCAGTGACTCCTCCCTCACTTGCTGCCACTGCTGTAACTTTCCCTGTCCCTTCTATGGCTCCCATCACAGTCCATCCCTACCACACAGAGCCAGGGCTCCCACTGCCAACCAGTGTGGCCT TGAGCAGTGTCCACCCGGCATCCACGTTTCCAGCCATCCAGGGTGCCTCACTGCCGGCTCTGACCACGCAGCCCAGCCCTCTGGTAAGCGGAGGTTTTCCACCGCCCGAGGAGgagacacacagccagccagtcagTCCACACAGCCTGCACCACCTGCATGCTGCTTACCGTGTTG GGATGCTGGCACTGGAGATGCTGGGTCGCCGGGCACACAACGATCACCCCAACAACTTCTCCCGCTCCCCCCCCTACACAGACGATGTCAAATGGTTGCTGGGGCTGGCAGCAAAGCTGG gaGTGAACTACGTGCACCAGTTCTGTGTGGGGGCAGCCAAGGGGGTGCTGAGCCCGTTTGTGCTGCAGGAGATCGTCATGGAGACGCTGCAGCGGCTGAACCCCATTCATGCCCACAACCATCTTCGAGCCCCGGCCTTCCACCAGCTGGTGCAGCGCTGtcagcaggcatacatgcag TACATCCATCACCGCTTAATTCATCTGACCCCTGCCGACTACGACGACTTTGTGAATGCGATCCGCAGTGCCCGCAGCGCCTTCTGCCTGACCCCCATGGGCATGATGCAGTTCAACGACATCCTGCAGAACCTCAAGCGCAGCAAACAGACCAAGGAGCTGTGGCAGCGGGTCTCTCTCGAGATAACCACCTTCTCCCCCTGA